A single window of Grus americana isolate bGruAme1 chromosome 6, bGruAme1.mat, whole genome shotgun sequence DNA harbors:
- the SUMO1 gene encoding small ubiquitin-related modifier 1: protein MSDQEAKPSAEDLGDKKEGEYIKLKVIGQDSSEIHFKVKMTTHLKKLKESYCQRQGVPMNSLRFLFEGQRITDNHTPKELGMEEEDVIEVYQEQTGGHSTV from the exons ATGTCTGACCAG GAAGCGAAACCTTCAGCTGAGGACTTAGGAGATAAGAAAGAAGGGGAATACATTAAACTCAAAGTCATTGGGCAG GACAGCAGTGAAATTCACTTCAAGGTGAAAATGACAACACACCTCAAGAAACTCAAAGAATCATACTGTCAAAGACAG gGTGTTCCAATGAATTCACTCAGGTTCCTCTTCGAGGGTCAGAGAATTACTGATAATCATACCCCCAAGGAG ctggggatggaggaggaagatgtGATTGAAGTTTATCAGGAACAGACGGGGGGTCACTCAACAGTTTAG